The sequence GCTGGAGTGATTGTAAGTTCTGTGATACAGGTTTATATAATGTTTGAGCTCTGAAATGCACTTTCAAATGTCTTTTCAGATATTTCCAGTAATTGGCATCTCAAGCCATCTCCATAAATAGAGTGTGATTCTTTATTCTAAATTCACATTACAGGGCAAGTACAAGAAACCATGGGTAAATCATTCTCTCATTTACCTAATTTCTCAAGAGAAAGCAAGAACAAAGATACAGCACCCATCGTGCCAGAGACTGATCAAAAAGCTCTAGAAAACACAAATGAAGTGCAGGGCAGTAATGGAGAGACCAGTTCACATGTGCCATACGTTGAGTTTGTGGGAAGAGAGAACATCACATGCCCCACGTGTCAAGGAACAGGAAGAATACCAAGAGGTAGGTAGTTTTCCACTAACTTTAATGAGACGTTTGGTGCTAGGCTTGCGAAATAAGCTTCATTCCTTTCTCCTGCACCAACATTTGATGGAGGAAAATTCCACTTGTAGGCGTAACAAAGCATTGATAACTCCAAACACTTCCTAAGATAGTGCAAACATTGCTGAAAGCCCTTTTGTCAACCCAAGGAAGAATTGGGGCCATCATATCATAaagtactacaggttgaaccttccttatctggAACCTTCGAGACTTGACCTAttctggataaggaatttttccggatgaggggtggtcacgttaaattggatggtacgggTACTGAGCAAGCGGATGtctgggctgggagtgcggcagagagatgatggtgggtgggggcagtggatcgcgggaTCAGGCCAACGATTgctggagtcggcagcgaggaaggacttcaatttgttcatgtcggagttctacgCATGTGCCACCCAGTGGTCGGGAAtggtctggatgaggggtggttctggagggataagggaggtttaacctgtattgATGTAAACCTTCTGGTCTGGCAAACTAATCAGCATTCATTTATTTTAAGGTATTTTTATTTTCTTCCTTGTGCTATGCCCTCTTCCATTAGCTAAGTGTGTGGCCAAAGACATGCTCTCTGGCCTTAACTGATGCTACTTTTGATTGAGGAGTTGTGTGAATTAGTGTTGGCAATGCTTGCGATTTAGTGGAGAAACCTTGTTTTGTAACTTGGGCTCTCTCCAGGTATTTAGTATTCATATTCAAGCAAATGTCAGTTTCCATGAACCATATGTGACCCTTTGTACAAAGTATCTAGGCAATGGCTCTCTGGGAAAATAATGAACACTTACCATTGAAATATGCATTGGAAGTAGTACAGGATACTACTCTACCTTTATTATCTCTCCAAGTAATAAAAACATTACACTGACAGTCAGTCAGCATTGACCAAAACTACTGATTCATCTTTATTAAGAAGTAAGATTAAACCAAGGCAAAATAGGCCATAGTCTTTGATTACATGTTTTAAATGGGGCTGAGCCTTTACAGACTGCCCCGACCCAAAGAGTGGAACACGTAGGAAAACCATGAAGTCCAAAGGCTAGCAGCGTAGCTTTATGTCTGTTTTCACTGTGACATTGaaacaaatgcaaaaaaaaaaatcatctaaaAAGGTACTTTTGTAATAAATCAAAATAGATTTCAAAGTCATACGGTTACTCCACAGAATCCTGACTCAAAAGCAATTGCAACTTTTCAGAACAAATGAAAACTGCCAATTAGGTAAGAGTTTTGCTCCTGAGAATTACTGATGGGATAACCATTATGGAAATATAATGATTGCAAATGTATTAGACTGTAATTTGTAGTAAGGCGATCGATAATAATTACTTTTATCACCTGGGTGCGTTCCGTGTTACCTAACACTTATAAAACAGAAATGAGCCATCCCCATTTTGAAGCAGGCACCTACAATAATAGGCAGGGATGTCATTTTTTTAAAGGTAGAAATCTATTCCAGCTAGTTTGAGAAACTTGCCACACCATAGAAATTACCCTCCAATTACAGCGATAAGAGCTTGTAGTTTTAAAGAGGCAGGCTGAATAATGCATGACACATTACACAATATTACATAAAGTCTTTCACaaacttaggatgtcccaaagtgcttcaaagccaatgaagtactttaagatgttgttactgttgtaatgtagacaagCATAGCAGTCAATTTGTACACATTGATCAGGACACTGGGAGGGAGGACTCTTCTCTTCTTCAAGTActaccatgggattttttatgtccacctgaagggcctcaatttaacatctcatccgaaagacggcacctctgaccgtgcaactctccttcagtactgcactggagtgtcagcctagattatatgttcaAGTCTGTGAAGTCAGACTAGAACCCATAATCTTCCAAGTCAGAGGTGAGCGTGATGCCACAGAGTCAAGGCTGACATCTTATCTTCCAACATATCACATGCAATGCTATGGGAAATCTGATGGTATTTTTACGATTTGTTTTCTATTTTTACATTTCCAGGCCAGGAGAATGAGTTGGTAGCTCTGATTCCGTACAGTGACCAGAGGCTGCAACCACAACGAACGTCAGTATTAATGTTTTACTGTTTAAACAATTTAATATTTCATTAACAACCAAAACTGAAGCCTTTCAGTAGAACAGAAGAAAACCAGTTCCAATGCTGCAATATGATTTACTTTTCAGGAAGCTTTATGTGACGGTTGCCGTGGTGCTCAGCCTTCTGATTAGCGGACTTGCGATCTTCTTCCTTTTCCCACGTTCCATTAATGTAGAACATGTTGGTATTAAGTCAGCCTACATCATTGATGACAAGTTGGATTATAGAGTTATTCTTAAAATAACGGTAGGTGGTTCATATATTAGATGTAATTTCAACTCCTATTGTGCAGGATTAGATTGGTACCAAAAATAGCAACTCCTGCGTAATCTGGCTCCTGCCATCCTTGCTGTCTATTACAAAATTAGAAAATGTAATTTTATATTGGGGTATTGATCTTTTCTGAGGCTAGGGTTATTGTGGGACAGTAAAGGGAACTTTGCTCTGCAACATCTGACATGAAGTGTGAGGCCAAAAGTTCTGTCGGGTGAGAAACTGCAACACGGACAGTTCATTCCTCGGCAGGAATTTAGGGCAGAATCTGACTACACAGGATTTGCGCCCTGCGCATTCTGTGATTGGAGTGGACAAGTCCTCTGCCTGCCCTCCCGAAGTCGGCGTTCAGGACTACCCTGGGAATTCCAGCCAGGATGCCGGTTTAGGCCCAATGGAAGGCCATGCCTGTGGAGAGCAGGTATGGAAGGCTTCCATTGTGGAAATTTCTTCCTTGCAAGAAATGAAAggagttaaaagaaagaaagaaaaaagaaagtcttgcatttatatagtgcctttcacgaccaccggatgtctcaaagtgctttacagccaatgaaatactttttgaagtgtagtcactgttgtaatgtgggaaacgcggcagccaatttgcacacaaggtcccacaaaaagcaatgtgataatgaccagataatctatttttttgttatgttgattgagagataaatattggccaggacagcgggaataactcccctgttcttcttcgaaatagtgccatgggatcttttacgtccaccaaagagagcagacggagccttggtttaatgtcccatttgaaaaatggcacctccgactgtgcagcactccttcagctctgcactggagtgtcagcctagatttatgtgctcaagttcctggagtgggacttgaacccacaaccttctgactccgaggcgagtgtgctacccactgagccgctaaGCTGACACTAAAGGTAATTGATCCCAGAGAATATTAATTACCTTCTGAACTAAGGCACAGTGTTTCTCTGAGGGGAAAGaagtatttttaaaatttaaatcttCAGCCCTTCAAGGGTACACAATCTCCTCCATCAGAGTGGCAGGGGACCTCATCAGCACGGGCAGCTCTGTAGCGGCACTATAGAGCCACTCAGCCCGATTATTTAAGTGATCATGTCCATGGGATTTGGATGAATTCTATAACCTCAAGAGCAGGGATCCTGGAATTTTGGGGCCTGTGTGTTAAAAGTAGGGGGAAAAAAATGCTCCATTTACCAGGACTGACATCCTAGAAAGACTGGCTCCTCACTCAGAATGGAAAAGCATCACGTGGATATCGCTATCCTCAGATTAGATCGGATGCAAGACTCTGCTTTTTGGCTGTAATGGTAGTTTGTGAAATGATTTGGACAATCTCAATTAAACCTCTAGAAGATCTTAATGTGCAACATAAAAATGGCCACAAATCAGCTCCAATTAGAACCAAATTGCTATTTAACTCAGAAAAGCCACAATGATTGCTTTTGTGGGAAATGGGAAAAGTGTACACTGGTTGAGGAAGGTATTCTGAGGTTATGGTTAAGGTATATTGTGGTGCTTTTCATGTCTTAATTTAGGCTCTTGATGTGCCACTTTCTTTTGCAGAATATATTAAATGTAACGAACTACAACTTCTACAGCATCAGTATTACTGATCTCAGTGTGCAGATTGTGTTTTTTAATGAGGTCCTTGGAACTGTCAACATCAAAAACACTACAGTCTTCAGGCCCTTGGGAGGCGGCCAGGTAATGAACATTGCCTCCGTTTCCTCTGGTGGTATCGCTGGATTGATTTCCTTGTTGCTATTTTAGCAGTGGTGCTAATCTGTATTTAAAACCGGTTACCTACACTAAAACAGCACATGGGAATGTCATATCAACATGTAAAGCTTGTAACCACTAATATCAacaacagtaatttctagcctcATTAGTTTTTGCTTGCTTGCATTAAGCTCTACTGCATCTTGTCAAAGCAGATGTGGTCTGTTTTGGGGAACTAAATAATAGTGTTTACAAAATATAAGTTTTTACTTCAGATCTAGGTTGCATGGTAAACTTTGGACACAGTAATGTAAATGATGATTGTGATTTGCTGTTGAAGATATGATATCCTCTTCAGTTAAATGTCTGTTTATAGTACAAGATAATAAGTAGTACTTGCAACAGAAAACTGGTGTCTAAATGCATTACCACAAACTGTTAATTGCCTGTCATTCAAACAAGTGTTAGCAATTTCTAGGACAACAGCTTGAACGTATAATAGCTTAAAGTAGCAAGTGTCTCAAGGCACTGCACAGTATGGGGgttggagcaggagcaggagtaggaagagGAGTTAGCGGAGGTTGTTGGCGGTACAGTCAAATAGTAGTTTGTAAGGAAGCTTTCGAAGATGGGGCAATGCGGAATTGTTTGGGAAGAGAATTCTAGAGTGCAGGGTTTAAATGGCTGAAGGTTCTTCCACTGATGGTAAGTGGAAGAAGATGTCATTAACAGTAGAGGAGGGGGTGCAAGCAGGGGACtcgggctgaaggagattgcagaggtcAGATGGAGAAAgacatcgagggatttgaaaacgaggatttgGATATTGATGCCTTGGGGGCACAGTCATGAAGGTTGGCAAGGACTGGGGCATTAGGTGAGTAGGACTTCGTGTGGGATAAAATACGAGCAGCAGAATTCTGGTTGAATTGAAGTTTAAATTGGATGGAAGCTGGAAAGAAGGAGACCAGCCTGGAGGAGATGAAggtatggatgaggatttcagcagtggtGGAGTAGGTACAGACTGAGACCAGGTGATATATTTTAGAGGTGGAAGTAGCTGGTTTGGGCTTCTGATCTAGTTGTGGTTAGATTTTTACAAATTAAACTGTTGCTATCTCATCCCTCAATTTTCAATTGATTGATTTTTCTACCAAGTGACCCACCACTCTCAGAGATGGTTGGGAAAGGAGAGGAACCTTTCAAAGACTTCCACGTTACAATGCATTTTGAGTCTCTCATTCTGTTTTCCTAATGTGTAGACCAGATGCACACACATAGACCTCACTAATTATTAATGAGTTTTGCACATAATTCATTCAGTGTACACAAATTATCACTGTAATTACTGACACCGATATAGGGAAGAAATCATTGCAACAAGATTCCTTCTGTTCCTGCTGTCAGAATTACTCAGAATTtcaaattaattattttttttctgcagttcaaaCAATTTACTGAATTTCATCAATATAGATGAGATTTATATCTCTAACCAATCACTATTATACACATCCATATACAAGGCCATTTACACACTTTACTTTACCCACTTCTGTTTACTGGTCTCGTGTGCCTCTCTGGTGTTCTATATAATTTGATTATATCTTTTCTGTTTTTCAGATTTTCTATGCGGTGACTGCTACGCTAGATGATC is a genomic window of Pristiophorus japonicus isolate sPriJap1 chromosome 21, sPriJap1.hap1, whole genome shotgun sequence containing:
- the tmem106a gene encoding transmembrane protein 106A: MGKSFSHLPNFSRESKNKDTAPIVPETDQKALENTNEVQGSNGETSSHVPYVEFVGRENITCPTCQGTGRIPRGQENELVALIPYSDQRLQPQRTKLYVTVAVVLSLLISGLAIFFLFPRSINVEHVGIKSAYIIDDKLDYRVILKITNILNVTNYNFYSISITDLSVQIVFFNEVLGTVNIKNTTVFRPLGGGQIFYAVTATLDDLGMYHYCTMPEIKVHNIVISIQATVTAWYLSHSEQVSIDAYQYVDCGSNTTRLHSPYYPSHGNHLQELLS